A portion of the Pseudoxanthomonas sp. JBR18 genome contains these proteins:
- a CDS encoding LacI family DNA-binding transcriptional regulator, whose amino-acid sequence MPTIYDIAKHAGVSAGTVSRALSRPEKVLPETRARIEQAVTALGYMPNAAARTLKTQRSGKILVTVPDIANPFFAQILQGAEEAAQAADYAVLLGDTQHLPEREERYAQMLRRNEADGLIVLGHRLPPTARQIVRQRGAAAPVVNGCEFDPALGIPSVHIDNAAAARAAMEHLYALGHERIAVVGGPPDNPLHRQRLEGVKVAARARGRMRQLQLVPGDFSVESGHAAACTWLDRPAPPTAAFCFSDQMALGVLAACREHGMRVPHDFSVVGFDDLASSRYLSPPLTTIAQPMREIGMRAVNLLLAIIAATQTPLQQTLDFSLMLRGSTAPPPA is encoded by the coding sequence ATGCCGACCATCTACGACATCGCAAAACACGCAGGCGTGTCGGCTGGCACGGTCTCGCGTGCGCTGTCGCGCCCGGAAAAGGTGCTGCCGGAAACGCGCGCGCGCATCGAGCAGGCCGTCACTGCGCTGGGGTACATGCCCAATGCCGCGGCCAGGACGCTCAAGACCCAGCGCAGCGGCAAGATCCTGGTCACCGTGCCGGACATCGCCAATCCCTTCTTCGCGCAGATCCTGCAGGGCGCCGAAGAAGCCGCACAGGCCGCCGACTACGCCGTCCTGCTGGGCGATACCCAGCACCTGCCCGAGCGCGAGGAACGCTATGCGCAGATGCTCCGCCGCAACGAGGCCGATGGGCTGATCGTGCTGGGCCACCGGCTGCCGCCGACGGCACGCCAGATCGTCAGGCAGCGCGGCGCCGCAGCACCGGTGGTCAACGGCTGCGAGTTCGACCCCGCGCTCGGCATCCCCAGCGTGCACATCGACAACGCGGCGGCGGCACGCGCGGCGATGGAGCATCTCTACGCGCTGGGGCACGAGCGCATCGCGGTGGTCGGCGGCCCACCGGACAACCCTTTGCACCGGCAGCGCCTGGAAGGCGTCAAGGTCGCGGCCAGGGCGCGGGGCCGCATGCGCCAGCTGCAGCTGGTGCCCGGCGATTTCTCGGTCGAGTCCGGCCACGCAGCCGCCTGCACTTGGCTCGATCGCCCAGCGCCGCCGACCGCGGCCTTCTGTTTCAGCGACCAGATGGCGCTGGGCGTGCTGGCCGCGTGCCGCGAACACGGCATGCGCGTCCCGCACGACTTCTCCGTCGTCGGCTTCGATGATCTGGCGTCCTCGCGCTACCTCAGCCCCCCGTTGACCACCATCGCCCAGCCGATGCGCGAGATCGGCATGCGTGCGGTCAACCTGCTGTTGGCCATCATCGCCGCGACCCAGACGCCGCTGCAGCAGACGCTGGATTTCAGCCTGATGCTTCGTGGATCGACGGCGCCGCCGCCCGCCTGA
- a CDS encoding sugar phosphate isomerase/epimerase family protein, producing the protein MRTLKGPALFLAQFIGDTSPFNRLDTLAQWASGLGYSGVQVPTSAPHIFDLAQAAESQTYCDDVTGMLAEHGIQITELSTHLQGQLVAVHPAYDSLFDGFAPQDKRGDPAARQAWAVEQLKLAAKASQRLGLTAHATFSGALVWPYMYPWPQRPPGLVDEAFAELGRRWRPILEVFDQHGVDLCYEIHPGEDLHDGATFERFLEVVDHHPRAKILYDPSHLLLQQMDYLGFIDRYHPRIGIFHVKDAEYRPSARSGVYGGYENWIDRPGRFRSLGDGQVDFKAIFSKFAQYDFPGWAVLEWECCLKHPEDGAREGARFIRDHLIRVTERAFDDFADSGASPEALRKMLGL; encoded by the coding sequence ATGCGAACGCTCAAGGGTCCGGCGCTGTTCCTGGCGCAGTTCATTGGGGACACATCTCCTTTCAACCGATTGGACACCCTGGCGCAATGGGCCTCGGGCCTTGGCTATTCTGGGGTACAGGTCCCGACCAGCGCGCCGCATATTTTCGATCTTGCGCAGGCGGCGGAGAGCCAGACCTACTGTGATGATGTGACCGGCATGCTGGCCGAGCACGGCATCCAGATCACCGAGCTGTCCACGCACCTGCAAGGCCAGCTGGTCGCGGTGCATCCGGCCTACGACAGCCTGTTCGACGGCTTTGCCCCGCAGGACAAGCGCGGCGATCCGGCCGCGCGCCAGGCCTGGGCGGTGGAGCAACTCAAGCTGGCGGCCAAGGCCAGCCAGCGCCTGGGCCTGACCGCGCATGCCACGTTCTCCGGCGCCCTGGTCTGGCCGTACATGTATCCCTGGCCGCAGCGTCCGCCCGGTTTGGTGGACGAAGCCTTCGCCGAACTGGGCCGCCGCTGGCGCCCGATCCTGGAGGTGTTCGACCAACACGGCGTGGATCTTTGCTACGAAATCCACCCGGGCGAAGACCTGCACGATGGTGCGACGTTCGAGCGCTTTTTGGAGGTGGTCGACCACCACCCGCGCGCCAAGATCCTCTACGACCCCAGCCACCTGCTGCTGCAGCAGATGGACTACCTGGGTTTCATCGATCGCTACCACCCCCGCATCGGCATCTTCCACGTCAAGGACGCCGAGTACCGCCCCAGTGCGCGCAGCGGCGTGTACGGCGGCTACGAGAACTGGATCGATCGCCCCGGCCGCTTCCGTTCGCTCGGCGACGGCCAGGTCGACTTCAAGGCGATCTTCTCCAAGTTCGCCCAGTACGACTTCCCCGGCTGGGCGGTGCTGGAATGGGAGTGCTGCCTGAAGCATCCCGAAGATGGCGCGCGCGAGGGCGCGCGCTTCATCCGCGACCACCTGATCCGCGTGACCGAGCGCGCCTTCGACGATTTCGCCGACAGCGGCGCCAGCCCGGAAGCGCTGCGCAAGATGCTGGGGCTTTGA
- a CDS encoding nucleoside permease, with product MTSTMSRLGAMMFLQFFIWGAWFVTLGTYLVQGPLQASAGQVATAFLSQSIGAIVAPFLVGLIADRYFAAQRILAVLHILGAVLMWGASVATSFDTFAACVMGYMLLFMPTLALANSIAMRHMQVPEKQFPPVRVAGSIGWIIAGVLIGWLGWEQAHRLELTFRMAAGASLLLGLYALTLPHTPPLEQQRNAKLGQILGLDALRLLKSRSYLVFFLASIAICIPLSFYYNFTNPYLNDLGVRGAAGLQSLGQVSEVLLMLAMPFLFARLGVKTMLALGMAAWVVRYGLFAYGDAGAGFALLVGGIVLHGICYDFFFVTGQIYTDAHAGPAFRSSAQGFITLATYGVGMLIGTFLSGAVVEHYTTAAGRDWQSIWLFPAGVALLVLIAFLLLFRDKPVAAAAAPTMH from the coding sequence ATGACGTCCACCATGTCGCGCCTGGGCGCGATGATGTTCCTGCAGTTCTTCATCTGGGGTGCGTGGTTCGTGACCCTGGGCACCTACCTGGTGCAGGGCCCGCTGCAGGCCAGCGCCGGCCAGGTCGCCACCGCGTTCCTGAGCCAGTCGATCGGTGCGATCGTTGCGCCGTTCTTGGTGGGCCTGATCGCCGACCGCTACTTCGCCGCCCAGCGCATCCTGGCGGTGCTGCACATCCTGGGCGCGGTGTTGATGTGGGGCGCTTCGGTGGCCACCAGCTTCGACACCTTCGCCGCCTGCGTGATGGGCTACATGCTGCTGTTCATGCCGACCCTGGCGCTGGCCAACAGCATCGCCATGCGCCACATGCAGGTGCCGGAAAAGCAGTTCCCGCCCGTGCGCGTGGCCGGCAGTATCGGCTGGATCATCGCCGGCGTGCTGATCGGCTGGCTGGGCTGGGAGCAGGCGCACCGCCTGGAGCTCACTTTCCGCATGGCGGCCGGCGCCTCGCTGCTGCTGGGCCTCTACGCGCTGACCCTGCCGCACACCCCGCCGCTGGAGCAGCAGCGCAACGCCAAGCTCGGACAGATCCTCGGCCTGGACGCGCTGCGCCTGCTGAAGTCGCGCTCGTACCTGGTGTTCTTCCTGGCCTCGATCGCGATCTGCATCCCGCTGTCGTTCTATTACAACTTCACCAATCCCTATCTCAACGACCTGGGTGTGCGCGGCGCCGCCGGCTTGCAGTCTCTGGGCCAGGTGTCCGAAGTACTGCTGATGCTGGCCATGCCGTTCCTGTTCGCGCGGCTGGGGGTCAAGACCATGCTGGCGCTGGGCATGGCCGCCTGGGTGGTGCGCTATGGCCTGTTCGCCTACGGCGACGCGGGCGCGGGCTTCGCGCTGCTGGTGGGCGGCATCGTGCTGCACGGCATCTGCTATGACTTCTTCTTCGTTACCGGGCAGATCTACACCGACGCCCACGCCGGCCCAGCCTTCCGCAGCAGCGCGCAGGGTTTCATCACCCTGGCCACCTATGGCGTGGGCATGCTGATCGGCACCTTCCTGTCCGGTGCGGTGGTCGAGCACTACACCACCGCGGCCGGTCGCGACTGGCAGAGCATCTGGCTGTTCCCCGCCGGCGTGGCGCTGCTGGTGCTGATCGCCTTCCTGCTGCTGTTCCGCGACAAGCCGGTCGCGGCGGCCGCGGCGCCCACGATGCATTGA
- a CDS encoding Gfo/Idh/MocA family oxidoreductase, which produces MSKLGVAILGTGMIGAVHRRAALLAGATLRGVMASSPARGQEVAQDWGVPKAYADLDAVIADPQVQVVHVCTPNHLHRAMAQAALEAGKHVICEKPLATTLEDAQALAALAQSTGLVATVPFVYRYHPVVREARARIADGELGPLRLIHGSYLQDWLLDPASNNWRVDPALGGTSRVFADIGSHWCDLVEWVGGERFAEVSAAFETVIAQRAVAAGKSFATPAAGGQTQAVSSEDVAAAMFKTGAGTLATLTVSQVSAGRRNRLWFEIDGAKASVAFDQEDCERLWIGRPDQREEIFVRGPGAGSAEQRRLSSLPAGHAQGYAQCFEAFVADTYRAIAGQTPEGLPTFADGLRSARIVEGVIASARTRAWTHIDA; this is translated from the coding sequence ATGAGCAAGCTCGGAGTCGCCATTCTCGGCACCGGCATGATCGGCGCGGTGCATCGCCGCGCCGCGCTGCTGGCGGGCGCGACCCTGCGCGGGGTGATGGCCTCATCGCCTGCCCGTGGCCAGGAAGTCGCGCAGGACTGGGGCGTGCCGAAGGCGTATGCCGACCTCGATGCGGTCATCGCCGACCCGCAGGTGCAGGTGGTGCACGTGTGCACGCCCAACCACCTGCACCGCGCGATGGCGCAGGCCGCGCTGGAAGCCGGCAAGCATGTGATCTGCGAAAAGCCCCTCGCCACGACCCTGGAAGACGCGCAGGCGCTGGCCGCGCTGGCGCAGTCCACCGGCCTGGTGGCCACGGTGCCGTTCGTCTACCGCTACCACCCGGTCGTGCGCGAGGCCCGCGCGCGCATCGCCGATGGTGAGCTGGGCCCGCTGCGCCTGATCCACGGCAGCTATCTGCAGGACTGGCTGCTGGATCCGGCCAGCAACAACTGGCGCGTCGATCCCGCCTTGGGCGGCACTTCGCGCGTGTTCGCCGACATCGGCTCGCACTGGTGCGATCTGGTGGAGTGGGTCGGCGGCGAGCGCTTTGCCGAAGTCAGCGCGGCGTTCGAAACGGTCATCGCCCAGCGCGCCGTCGCCGCGGGCAAGAGTTTCGCCACGCCCGCGGCGGGTGGGCAGACCCAGGCCGTCTCCAGCGAGGACGTGGCCGCGGCGATGTTCAAGACCGGCGCCGGCACGCTGGCCACGCTGACGGTGAGCCAGGTCTCGGCCGGGCGTCGCAACCGGCTGTGGTTCGAGATCGACGGCGCCAAGGCCAGCGTGGCCTTCGATCAAGAGGACTGCGAGCGCCTGTGGATCGGCCGGCCCGACCAGCGCGAGGAGATCTTCGTGCGCGGCCCGGGTGCGGGCAGCGCCGAACAGCGTCGGCTGTCCTCGCTGCCGGCCGGCCACGCGCAGGGCTATGCCCAGTGCTTCGAGGCCTTCGTCGCCGACACCTATCGCGCCATCGCCGGGCAAACGCCTGAAGGCTTGCCGACCTTTGCCGACGGCCTGCGCTCGGCGCGCATCGTCGAGGGCGTGATCGCCTCGGCGCGCACGCGCGCCTGGACCCACATCGACGCGTGA
- a CDS encoding sugar phosphate isomerase/epimerase translates to MTLTLPRRLAATALLLCAALPALAKERTAAQLPIAVQMYTLRNIPTLEDRLKLVHDAGITAVETVGMQDTTAPQLKALLDKYGIVVTSSHVQLDDLRKDLTSVVAFNKAVGNHVLVVPYLGDAQRPKDAAGWTALGKELGQLANTLKAQGMTLAYHNHDFEFARFGDKTGLELLLDGAGPALKSELDLAWVARSGNDPVVYLDKLKGRLFAVHAKDNAPKGQAADEGGFAAVGHGVLDWKAILPAADRDGVKWYIIEHDQPRDPAAAVKAGAAYLVEHLPADVKR, encoded by the coding sequence ATGACGCTCACCCTGCCTCGCCGCCTTGCGGCCACCGCCCTGCTGCTCTGCGCAGCGCTTCCCGCGCTGGCCAAAGAGCGCACCGCCGCGCAGTTGCCCATCGCCGTGCAGATGTACACGCTGCGCAACATCCCCACGCTGGAAGACCGGCTCAAGCTGGTCCACGATGCCGGCATCACCGCGGTCGAGACCGTCGGCATGCAGGACACCACCGCGCCGCAACTCAAGGCCCTGCTGGACAAGTACGGCATCGTGGTCACGTCCTCGCACGTGCAGCTGGACGATCTGCGCAAGGACCTGACCAGTGTGGTCGCCTTCAACAAGGCCGTTGGCAACCATGTGCTGGTCGTGCCCTACCTGGGCGATGCCCAGCGGCCCAAGGACGCTGCGGGCTGGACCGCGCTGGGCAAGGAACTGGGACAGCTGGCCAACACGCTCAAGGCGCAGGGCATGACCTTGGCCTATCACAACCATGATTTCGAGTTCGCCCGCTTTGGCGACAAGACCGGCCTGGAACTGCTGCTCGATGGCGCCGGCCCGGCGCTGAAGTCCGAGCTGGACCTGGCCTGGGTGGCGCGTTCGGGCAACGATCCGGTGGTGTATCTGGACAAGCTCAAGGGCCGCCTGTTCGCGGTGCACGCCAAGGACAACGCGCCGAAAGGCCAGGCCGCCGACGAGGGCGGCTTTGCCGCCGTCGGCCACGGCGTGCTGGACTGGAAGGCGATCCTGCCCGCGGCCGATCGCGACGGCGTGAAGTGGTACATCATCGAGCACGACCAACCGCGCGACCCGGCGGCCGCGGTCAAGGCCGGCGCCGCCTATCTGGTCGAACACCTGCCCGCCGATGTGAAGCGCTGA